AAAGATCTTCTTACTTGATAATAGTACTATTATTAGTAAACTTTGGCCAAATGATTTCGATTGTccaaatcttgaatattttCATATGACCAAGATGTGGAACTCTTCTTTCAAAATCCCAGAGGACTTCTTCACAGTGATGCCAAAGCTTAGAGTGTTGAATTTGGTTAGACTACAACAATCGTCATTGCCATCATTAATTCATTGTTTGACAAACCTTCAAACATTGTGTTTAAGGAATAGCAGCATGGAAGGTGTTTCTATTATTGGAAAGCTTAATAAGCTAAAGGTCCTTAGCTTGCAACATTTTAACATTAAGGAGTTTTCTACGGAAATGGGTCAATTAACTCAATTAAGACTATTAGATTTGAGCTATTGTTGTCATTTGAAAGTTATTGCTCCAAAtgtgatatcaaaattatccaatttggAAGAACTTTATTTGGAGGCGTGCCCTATTCAGTGGAAGATTGAAGTACTTGAGGAATTGAAGCTCTTGTCTAACCTCGTCAGTGTAGAATTGGAAATTAAAGATCACAAGGTTTTGCCTGAAAACTTCTTTTCTAGAAAGCTTATAAGGTACAAAATATTAGTAGAATATTGGCGGTACCCATATCCAAAAATTAGTGAACAAGAGTGTTTGATGATATTGAAATTGATGATCAATCCTACCATCTACTGGGAAAAATTATGCGGAATCAAGAATGTTGAACTCTTATGCTTAACCGAATATGAAGATGATGACGATGAGGATGAGGACGATCTTGAgcattcaaaattcaatttgcaGTCCAATGAAATCACACCGCTTTTTAATAAGAAGGTTTGATTTACTATAACttcttgtatattatatatttatattcgtattttcttttagttttattcTCATTTGTTAACACAAAGTTGTAGTATTCTcacttgcatttttttttactagtgacttaaattttcaaattcagttcaatttcattatcaagtactattctttaatttttctcatgTGAGTTCATAAATATTGAAGCAACAATTAACTTTGATTGTAGGTTATCTTTTTTGATTTAAAGGTCTTGGTATTGAAGAATATTATTTCTAGAAAGATTTGGGACAGCCAACTTCCATCAtcctttcaaaatttgaaagaattgaTATTGTGCAGatgtacaaagataaaatttgtgtttcCTTATACCATAACCAAAGACCTCCAGCAACTCCAATATCTTGAGATAAAGGATTGTATTGATTTAGAGGAAATTGTTGCTACAGAAGAAATAACAGAAGCAGCTGCTAGTTTTGTCTTTCCTCAAGTAACCTTTTTGGAGCTTAAAAATCTACCGGAACTTGCAACTTTTTATCCTGGAATACATACTTCAAAATGGCCTAAGTTGAAAAAGTTGGTGGTGAAAGATTGTGACAAATTTAAGTTGTTCAATTCAGAACCAAATTCTTTGTGCTTGGACCAGAAGGTATGGGTAtctaattttgttcattttcaaaattcaaaaaatcttctttatatgtataaattcaaaacaactgAATTATCATGATAAATGCTTGCTTctgtagttaatatttttagagaaaaaaaaaatacattgttAATATTATGGAATGTCATGATAAATGCATGagttaattatttctttttaagattttgaaacaaCAATTAACTTTGACTGCAGGTTCACTTTCGTGATTTAGAGGTCTTAGACTTGAAGaatattagttttgaaaagaTTTGGGATAGCCAACTTTCAActtcttatcaaaatttgacacacttGACCTTATttgaa
The genomic region above belongs to Mangifera indica cultivar Alphonso unplaced genomic scaffold, CATAS_Mindica_2.1 Un_0042, whole genome shotgun sequence and contains:
- the LOC123206602 gene encoding disease resistance protein At4g27190-like, with the translated sequence MKKKLGPYSPKWQPLTGDVIQTHRLDSLPNDVCKEYKGLPIVICTIGKALKNKNRLSFWSCALQELRKPSPTKYSALLDKEYKNIALSYEYLKDEELRKTFLISSLIENNTSISDLFKHVVCLDVFGRANLTMEEARLRLDKLVYNLKDACLLLDGFKNGQFAMHDVVRDVATTIAYVDHYVFTTRNDVEQEWKNKDKLKKCTKIFLLDNSTIISKLWPNDFDCPNLEYFHMTKMWNSSFKIPEDFFTVMPKLRVLNLVRLQQSSLPSLIHCLTNLQTLCLRNSSMEGVSIIGKLNKLKVLSLQHFNIKEFSTEMGQLTQLRLLDLSYCCHLKVIAPNVISKLSNLEELYLEACPIQWKIEVLEELKLLSNLVSVELEIKDHKVLPENFFSRKLIRYKILVEYWRYPYPKISEQECLMILKLMINPTIYWEKLCGIKNVELLCLTEYEDDDDEDEDDLEHSKFNLQSNEITPLFNKKV